A portion of the Bubalus kerabau isolate K-KA32 ecotype Philippines breed swamp buffalo chromosome 1, PCC_UOA_SB_1v2, whole genome shotgun sequence genome contains these proteins:
- the SBF1 gene encoding myotubularin-related protein 5 isoform X3, whose translation MARLADYFVLVAFGPHPRGSGEGQGQILQRFPEKDWEDNPFPQGIELFCQPSGWQLCPERNPPTFFVAVLTDINSERHYCACLTFWEPVEPTQEELCARDAAERDEEADEGGPGALPPPTPGQLFAPKTLVLVSRLDHVEVFRNSLGLIYTIHVEGLNVGLENVVGNLLTCVIPLAGGSQRTISLGAGDRQVIQTPLTDSLPISRCSVALLFRQLGITNVLSLFCAALTEHKVLFLSRSYQRLSDACRGLLALLFPLRYSFTYVPILPAQLLEVLSTPTPFIIGVNAAFQAEAQELLDVIVADLDGGTVTVPECVHIPPLPEPLQSQTHSILSMVLDPELELADLAFPPPTTSISSLKMQLLQGYRWCLHMVRIHPEPVIRFHKAAFLGQRGLVEDDFLMKVLEGMAFAGFVSERGVPYRPTDLFDELVAHDVARMRADENHPQRVLRHVKELAEQLYKNENPYPAVAMHKLQRPGEASHLRRAPRPFPRLDEGTVQWIVDQAAAKMQGAPPAVKAEKRTTVPSGPPMTAIVERSGGLHGTSARRLEVVRNCISYVFEGKMLEAKKLLPAVLRALKGRAARRCLAQELRLHVQQNRAVLDHQQFDFVVRMMNCCLQDCTSLDEHGIAAALLPLVTAFCRKLSPGVTQFAYSCVQEHVVWSTPQFWEAMFYGDVQTHIRALYLEPAEDRDPFLVGEAPVQEDERSALDVASEQRRLWPTLSREKQQELVQKEESTVFSQAIHYANRMSYLLLPLDSSKSRLLRERAGLGELESASNSLVTNSMAGSMAESYDTESGFEDAETCDVAGAVVRFINRFVDKVCTESGVTSDHLKGLHVMVPDIVQMHIETLEAVHRESKRLPPIQKPKLLRPRLLPGEECVLDGLRVYLLPDGREEGAGGPGGGPALLPAEGAVFLTTYRVIFTGMPTDPLVGEQVVVRSFPVAALTKEKRISVQTPVDQLLQDGLQLRSCTFQLLKMAFDEEVGSDSAELFRKQLHKLRYPPDVRGTFALSLGSAHTPGRPPRAKDKGPSFRTLSRNLVKNAKKTIGRQYVTRKKYNPPSWEHRGQPPPEDQEDEISVSEELEPSTLTPSSALKPSDRMTMSSLVERACCRDYQRLGLGTLSSSLSRAKSEPFRISPVNRMYAICRSYPGLLIVPQSVQDNALQRVSRCYRQNRFPVVCWRSGRSKAVLLRSGGLHGKGVVGLFKAQNAPSPGQSQADSSSLEQEKYLQAVVSSMPRYADASGRNTLSGFSSAHMGSHVPSPRARVTTLSNPMAASASRRTAPRGKWGSVRASGRSGGLSTDVGSRLAGVGPPQANGAPPEPGFLRPQRAALYIIGDKAQLKGVRPDPLQQWELVPIEVFEARQVKASFKKLLKACVPGCPATEPSPASFLRSLEDSEWLIQIHKLLQVSVLVVELLDSGSSVLVSLEDGWDITTQVVSLVQLLSDPFYRTLEGFRLLVEKEWLSFGHRFSHRGAHTLAGQSSGFTPVFLQFLDCVHQIHLQFPMEFEFSPFYLKFLGYHHVSRRFRTFLLDSDYERIELGLLYEEKGDRRAPQACRSVWEYVERLSKRTPVFYNYMYAPEDAEVLRPYSNVSNLKVWDFYTEETLAEGPPYDWELAQGPPEPPEEERPDGGAPQSRRRVVWPCYDSRPRAQPDAISRLLEEMQRLETELGRPPERWKDAWDRVKAAQRLEGRPDGRGTPSSLLVSSVPHHRRSLGVYLQEGPVGSTLSLSLDSDQSSGSTASSSRQAARRSTSTLYSQFQTAESENRSYEGTLYKKGAFMKPWKARWFVLDKTKHQLRYYDHRADTECKGVIDLAEVEAVAPGTPAMGAPKTVDEKAFFDVKTTRRVYNFCAQDVPSAQQWVDQIQSCLSDA comes from the exons ATGGCGCGGCTCGCGGACTACTTCGTGCTGGTGGCGTTCGGGCCGCACCCGCGCG GGAGTGGGGAAGGCCAGGGCCAGATCCTGCAGCGCTTCCCAGAGAAGGACTGGGAGGACAACCCATTCCCTCAGGGCATCGAGCTG TTCTGCCAGCCCAGCGGGTGGCAGCTGTGTCCTGAGCGGAACCCGCCCACCTTCTTCGTCGCTGTCCTCACCGACATCAACTCCGAGCGGCACTACTGTGCCTGCCTGACCTTCTGGGAGCCTGTGGAGCCCACGCAG GAAGAGCTGTGTGCCCGGGACGCCGCCGAGCGGGATGAGGAGGCCGATGAGGGGGGCCCGGGGGCACTGCCGCCCCCCACGCCCGGCCAGCTGTTTGCTCCAAAGACGCTGGTGTTGGTGTCACGGCTGGACCACGTGGAGGTGTTCAGG AACAGCCTTGGCCTCATCTACACCATCCACGTAGAGGGTCTGAACGTGGGCCTGGAGAACGTGGTCGGGAACCTGCTGACGTGCGTCATCCCCCTGGCCGGGGGCTCGCAG AGAACCATCTCTTTGGGCGCTGGGGACCGGCAGGTCATTCAGACCCCGCTGACCGACTCACTGCCCATCAGCCGCTGCAGCGTGGCCCTGCTATTCCGCCAGCTGG GCATCACGAATGTGCTGTCCCTATTCTGCGCGGCGCTCACCGAGCACAAGGTGCTCTTCCTGTCGCGGAGCTACCAGCGGCTCTCGGACGCCTGCCGGGGACTCCTGGCGCTGCTGTTCCCGCTCAGATACAG CTTCACCTACGTGCCCATCCTGCCGGCACAGCTCCTGGAGGTGCTCAGCACGCCCACGCCCTTCATCATCGGAGTCAACGCCGCCTTCCAGGCAGAGGCCCAGGAGCTG CTGGACGTGATTGTTGCTGATCTAGATGGCGGGACGGTGACTGTCCCCGAGTGTGTGCACATCCCTCCCCTGCCTGAGccgctgcagagtcagacacacagcaTCCTGAGCATG GTCTTGGATCCAGAGCTGGAGCTGGCCGATCTTGCCTTCCCTCCACCTACAACGTCCATTTCCTCCCTGAAGATGCAG CTCCTGCAAGGCTACCGCTGGTGTCTGCACATGGTCCGCATCCACCCGGAGCCCGTCATCCGCTTCCATAAG GCAGCTTTCCTGGGCCAGCGCGGGCTGGTGGAGGATGATTTCCTGATGAAGGTGCTGGAGGGCATGGCCTTTGCAGGCTTCGTGTCCGAGCGCGGGGTCCCCTACCGCCCTACGGACCTGTTTGATGAg CTGGTGGCCCATGACGTCGCTCGGATGCGGGCAGATGAGAACCACCCCCAGCGAGTTCTGCGTCACGTCAAGGAACTGGCCGAGCAGCTCTACAAGAAC GAGAACCCGTATCCTGCTGTGGCGATGCACAAGCTGCAGCGGCCGGGCGAGGCCAGCCACCTGCGGCGGGCGCCCCGGCCCTTCCCCCGGCTGGACGAGGGCACGGTGCAGTGGATCGTGGATCAGGCCGCAGCCAAGATGCAGGGCGCGCCCCCAGCTGTGAAGGCTGAGAAGAGGACCACTGTGCCCTCGGGGCCGCCCATGA CGGCCATTGTGGAGCGGAGTGGCGGGCTGCATGGTACCAGCGCGCGCCGGCTAGAGGTGGTCCGGAACTGCATCTCCTACGTGTTCGAGGGGAAGATGCTGGAGGCCAAGAAG CTGCTCCCAGCTGTGCTGAGGGCCCTGAAGGGGCGTGCGGCCCGCCGCTGCCTCGCCCAGGAGCTGCGCCTGCACGTGCAGCAGAACCGCGCCGTCCTGGACCACCAGCAGTTCGACTTCGTGGTCCGCATGATGAACTGCTGCCTGCAG GACTGCACCTCCCTGGATGAGCACGGCATCGCAGCTGCTTTACTGCCCCTGGTCACTGCCTTCTGCCGG AAGCTGAGCCCAGGGGTGACGCAGTTCGCATACAGCTGTGTGCAGGAGCACGTGGTGTGGAGCACACCGCAGTTCTGGGAGGCCATGTTCTACGGGGACGTGCAGACCCACATCCGGGCCCTTTATCTGGAGCCTGCCGAGGACCGAGACCCCTTCTTG GTAGGGGAGGCGCCTGTGCAGGAGGACGAGCGTTCTGCCCTGGACGTGGCGTCTGAGCAGAGGCGCCTGTGGCCCACGCTGAGCCGAGAGAAGCAGCAGGAGCTGGTGCAGAAGGAGGAGAGCACCGTCTTCAGCCAGGCCATCCACTATGCCAACCGCATGAGCTACCTGCTCCTGCCCCTGGACAGCAGCAAGAGCCGCCTGCTTCGGGAGCGCGCGGGGCTGGGCGAGCTTGAGAGCGCCAGCAACAGCCTCGTCACCAACAG CATGGCAGGCAGCATGGCGGAGAGCTATGACACGGAGAGCGGCTTTGAGGACGCAGAGACCTGTGACGTGGCCGGGGCTGTGGTCCGCTTCATCAACCGCTTTGTGGACAAGGTCTGCACAGAGAGTGGGGTCACCAGCGACCACCTCAAGGGGCTGCATGTCATGGTGCCAG ACATCGTCCAGATGCACATCGAGACCCTGGAGGCTGTGCACAGAGAGAGCAAGAGGCTGCCCCCCATCCAAAAG CCCAAACTGCTTCGGCCACGCCTGCTGCCTGGAGAGGAGTGTGTGCTGGACGGCCTTCGCGTCTACCTGTTGCCCGACGGGCGAGAGGAGGGCGCAGGAGGCCCCGGGGGCGGCCCTGCCCTGTTGCCGGCCGAGGGTGCCGTTTTCCTCACCACGTACCGGGTCATCTTCACGGGGATGCCCACCGACCCCCTGG TGGGGGAGCAGGTGGTGGTCCGCTCCTTCCCGGTGGCTGCGCTGACCAAGGAGAAGCGCATCAGCGTCCAGACCCCTGTGGACCAGCTCCTGCAGGACGGGCTGCAGCTGCGCTCCTGCACCTTCCAG CTCCTGAAGATGGCATTTGACGAGGAGGTGGGGTCTGACAGCGCTGAGCTCTTCCGCAAGCAGCTGCACAAGCTGCGGTACCCACCGGACGTCAGAGGCACGTTCGCACTCAGCCTGGGCTCTGCCCACACCCCCGGCCGGCCGCCGCGTGCCAAGGACAAGGGACCTTCCTTCAG GACCCTGTCCAGGAACCTGGTGAAGAACGCCAAGAAGACTATCGGGCGGCAGTATGTCACTCGGAAGAAGTACAACCCCCCCAGCTGGGAGCACCGGGGCCAGCCGCCCCCCGAGGACCAGGAGGACGAGATctctg TGTCAGAGGAGCTGGAGCCCAGCACGCTGACTCCGTCCTCGGCCTTGAAGCCCTCGGACCGCATGACCATGAGCAGCCTGGTGGAGCGGGCGTGCTGCCGGGACTACCAGCGCCTGGGGCTGGGCACGCTGAGCAGCAGCCTGAGCCGGGCCAAGTCTGAGCCCTTCCGGATCTCCCCGGTGAACCGCATGTACGCCATCTGCCGCAG CTACCCCGGGTTGCTGATCGTGCCCCAGAGCGTCCAGGACAACGCTCTGCAGCGCGTCTCCCGCTGCTACCGCCAGAACCGCTTTCCGGTGGTCTGCTGGCGCAGCGGGCGCTCCAAGGCTGTGCTTCTGCGCTCTGGAGGCCTGCACGGCAAGGGTGTCGTAGGTCTATTCAAGGCCCAGAATGCGCCTTCTCCAG GCCAGTCCCAGGCCGACTCCAGCAGCCTGGAACAGGAGAAGTACCTGCAGGCTGTAGTCAGCTCCATGCCTCGTTACGCGGATGCATCCGGCCGCAACACGCTCAGCGGCTTCTCCTCCGCCCACATGGGCAGCCATG TGCCCAGCCCCAGAGCCAGGGTCACCACGCTGTCCAACCCCATGGCGGCCTCGGCCTCCAGACGGACTGCGCCCCGAG GTAAATGGGGCAGCGTCCGGGCCAGTGGGCGCAGTGGTGGGCTCAGCACTGATGTGGGCTCCCGGCTAGCAGGTGTGGGCCCCCCCCAGGCCAACGGGGCCCCTCCTGAGCCAGGCTTTCTGCGGCCGCAGCGTGCAGCCCTGTATATCATTGGAGACAAAGCCCAGCTGAAG GGTGTGCGGCCAGACCCCCTGCAGCAGTGGGAGCTGGTGCCCATCGAGGTGTTTGAGGCGCGGCAGGTGAAGGCGAGTTTCAAGAAGCTGCTGAAGGCCTGCGTCCCTGGCTGTCCTGCCACCGAGCCCAGTCCCGCCTCCTTCCTGCGCTCACTGGAAGACTCAGAGTGGCTCATCCAG ATCCACAAGCTGCTGCAGGTGTCGGTGCTGGTGGTGGAGCTCCTGGACTCGGGCTCCTCCGTCCTGGTGAGCCTGGAGGACGGCTGGGACATCACCACGCAG GTGGTGTCCCTGGTGCAGCTGCTCTCAGACCCCTTCTACCGCACCCTGGAGGGCTTCCGTCTGCTAGTGGAGAAGGAGTGGCTGTCCTTCGGCCATCGCTTCAGCCACCGTGGGGCCCACACCCTAGCTGGGCAGAGCAGTGGCTTCACTCCAGTCTTCCTGCAGTTCCTGGACTGTGTACACCAG ATCCACCTGCAGTTCCCAATGGAGTTCGAGTTCAGCCCTTTCTACCTCAAGTTCCTTGGCTACCATCACGTGTCCCGCCGCTTCCGGACCTTCCTGCTGGACTCGGACTATGAACGCATTGAGCTGG GGCTGCTttatgaggagaagggggaccGCCGGGCCCCACAGGCCTGCCGCTCGGTGTGGGAGTACGTGGAGCGGCTGAGCAAGCGGACGCCTGTGTTTTACAACTACATGTATGCGCCGGAGGACGCGGAG GTCCTGCGGCCCTACAGCAACGTGTCCAACCTGAAGGTGTGGGACTTCTACACCGAGGAGACGCTGGCCGAGGGCCCCCCCTACGACTGGGAACTGGCGCAGGGGCCCCCTGAGCCCCCGGAGGAAGAGCGGCCAGATGGGGGTGCCCCCCAGAGCAGGCGCCGGGTGGTGTGGCCCTGCTATGACAGCCGGCCCAGAGCCCAGCCCGACGCCATCTCCCGGCTCCTGGAG GAGATGCAGCGGCTGGAGACTGAGCTGGGCCGACCCCCCGAGCGCTGGAAGGACGCCTGGGATCGGGTGAAGGCGGCCCAGCGCCTCGAGGGCCGGCCAGACGGACGT GGCACCCCCAGCTCCCTGCTGGTGTCCAGCGTGCCCCACCACCGCCGCTCGCTGGGTGTGTACCTGCAGGAGGGCCCCGTGGGCTCCACGCTGAGCCTCAGCCTGGACAGTGACCAGAGCAGCGGCTCTACCGCGTCCAGCTCGCGGCAGGCAGCCCGCCGCAGCACCAGCACCCTCTACAGCCAGTTCCAGACGGCGGAGAGTGAGAACAG GTCCTACGAGGGCACCCTGTACAAGAAGGGCGCCTTCATGAAGCCCTGGAAGGCCCGCTGGTTCGTGCTGGACAAGACGAAGCACCAG ctgCGCTACTACGACCACCGCGCCGACACGGAGTGCAAGGGCGTCATCGACCTGGCCGAGGTGGAGGCTGTGGCGCCGGGCACGCCCGCCATGGGCGCCCCGAAGACCGTGGACGAGAAGGCTTTTTTTGAC GTGAAGACGACGCGTCGTGTTTACAACTTCTGTGCCCAGGACGTGCCGTCGGCCCAGCAGTGGGTGGACCAGATCCAGAGCTGCCTGTCGGACGCCTGA